One window from the genome of Faecalibacterium sp. HTF-F encodes:
- a CDS encoding VirB6/TrbL-like conjugal transfer protein, CD1112 family: protein MRELLSGMVESNLSTMFTAVNQQTSEIAAQVGQTPQGWNSSIFSMIRNISDSVVIPIAGIIITLILCYELISMLTERNNLHDVDTWMFFKYFVKMWIAVYLVSHTFDIAMAVFDIGQSVVDSSSGIIRGNTAIDISSLTMQMQAAMATMEIGELVTLTLETLVVSWCLKILSIVITVIMYGRMIEIYLYTSLAPIPFATMSNREWGHVGTNYFRGLFALAFQAFLMMVCVAIYAALIGSIRVSSDIHSALFGTMAYTVILCFSLLKTGSLSKQIFGSH, encoded by the coding sequence ATGAGGGAACTTCTTTCCGGCATGGTGGAGTCCAACCTGAGTACGATGTTCACAGCGGTCAACCAACAGACCAGTGAGATCGCTGCTCAGGTCGGGCAGACACCGCAAGGGTGGAACAGCAGTATTTTCAGCATGATCCGTAACATTTCGGATTCGGTGGTGATTCCCATTGCAGGAATCATCATTACGCTGATCCTCTGCTATGAGCTGATTTCGATGCTGACGGAGCGGAACAATCTGCACGATGTGGATACCTGGATGTTCTTCAAGTATTTCGTGAAGATGTGGATCGCGGTCTATCTCGTCAGTCATACGTTTGATATTGCAATGGCGGTATTTGACATCGGACAGTCGGTGGTGGATTCTTCCTCCGGCATTATCCGTGGCAATACCGCCATTGATATTAGTTCGTTGACTATGCAGATGCAGGCGGCGATGGCAACGATGGAAATTGGCGAACTGGTCACACTGACTTTGGAAACCCTTGTTGTAAGCTGGTGCTTGAAAATTCTGTCCATAGTTATCACGGTGATCATGTACGGCAGAATGATTGAGATTTACCTCTACACTTCGCTTGCTCCGATCCCATTTGCAACCATGAGTAACCGTGAATGGGGCCATGTGGGTACGAACTACTTCCGGGGTCTGTTCGCGCTGGCATTCCAGGCGTTCCTGATGATGGTCTGCGTGGCAATCTATGCAGCCCTCATCGGCAGCATCCGGGTATCTTCGGATATTCACTCGGCATTGTTCGGCACAATGGCCTACACGGTGATTCTTTGTTTCTCGCTGCTCAAAACGGGAAGTCTGTCCAAACAGATCTTTGGCAGTCACTAA
- a CDS encoding C40 family peptidase has translation MISIADKKFRGRDKIVQKMTKDGLVDENLRTGEQKSATVAEKPEQEDSAKETAEKETDEEPVVDEEICMDAEDGKEETPRHHSTAKQSADYYKAHQEEGKPKDAPAESDAEPQTKKGRLSFEDEKGGIVRGVGMGVKKVAKKGVDTATGFAHQKVHQVEKDNSGVEAAHKSEEAAERLHHFVKGRKKPKDKSARAEKRGGEDQKSSRLKFSESEGGTAENAAEPQLKKKQPQPPPTAAGGEAKTVGAKFYQKKQYKDAYAAAKRGQKAGTAASKQAAAATNTITEKAKAAVQEIVVQHKTLWVGIGVGILLVMVMLGAFSSCGAAIQGTGSTFVGTTYPSKDADMKGAEEDYLELEKELDKQIRQMESTHPGYDEYRYQLDEIGHDPYQLISYLTAVYEQFTRGQVKPVIKELFKQQYLLKVWETIEIRTRMETRVGVRPTIDAFGNISMETYTYQEEVEYEYKILNVLLKNKGFDTIARKNMNQKQTGRYDAYNLTYGNRPELFGAGSPTYSGGTTGSIGTGGGTGGSGGGFKYDIPSEALSDEKFAKMIKEAEKYLGMPYVWGGSSPSTSFDCSGFVCWVINNCGNGWSVGRTTANGLRGKCSYVSPGDAKPGDLIFFEKTYNTVGASHVGIYVGNGMMIHCGDPISYTSINSTYWQSHFLGFGRIN, from the coding sequence GTGATTTCCATAGCAGACAAAAAGTTCCGGGGCAGAGATAAAATCGTCCAGAAGATGACCAAAGACGGTCTGGTGGATGAAAACCTCCGCACCGGGGAGCAGAAGTCCGCAACCGTAGCAGAAAAGCCGGAGCAGGAAGATTCGGCAAAAGAAACTGCGGAAAAGGAAACAGACGAAGAACCTGTTGTGGACGAAGAAATCTGTATGGATGCCGAGGATGGGAAGGAGGAAACACCCCGGCATCACAGCACCGCCAAGCAGAGCGCAGACTATTACAAAGCCCATCAGGAGGAGGGTAAGCCAAAGGATGCGCCTGCGGAATCGGATGCAGAGCCGCAGACCAAGAAAGGCCGACTTTCTTTTGAAGACGAAAAGGGCGGCATCGTCCGTGGCGTGGGGATGGGCGTTAAGAAGGTGGCGAAGAAAGGAGTGGATACCGCCACCGGATTTGCCCATCAGAAAGTACATCAGGTAGAAAAGGACAATTCCGGTGTGGAAGCTGCACACAAGTCAGAAGAAGCAGCTGAACGCCTGCACCACTTTGTCAAAGGCAGAAAAAAGCCCAAAGATAAATCTGCCAGAGCGGAGAAAAGAGGTGGGGAGGATCAGAAATCCAGCCGTCTGAAATTCTCCGAGAGCGAGGGCGGCACGGCAGAAAATGCAGCAGAACCGCAGCTGAAAAAGAAACAGCCCCAGCCGCCACCGACTGCCGCAGGAGGTGAAGCAAAAACAGTCGGTGCGAAGTTTTACCAGAAAAAGCAGTATAAGGATGCCTATGCAGCCGCCAAGCGCGGCCAGAAAGCCGGAACTGCCGCCAGCAAGCAGGCAGCAGCGGCAACAAACACCATTACGGAGAAAGCGAAAGCGGCGGTGCAGGAGATCGTCGTGCAGCATAAAACTTTGTGGGTCGGTATTGGTGTGGGTATCCTGCTGGTGATGGTAATGTTGGGAGCGTTTTCAAGCTGTGGTGCAGCGATTCAGGGAACAGGCAGTACCTTTGTGGGAACGACCTACCCCAGCAAGGATGCCGACATGAAAGGTGCGGAAGAAGATTATCTGGAACTGGAAAAAGAACTGGATAAGCAGATTCGGCAGATGGAATCCACCCATCCGGGCTATGATGAATACCGCTATCAACTTGATGAAATCGGGCATGACCCATATCAGCTTATTTCCTATCTGACTGCAGTTTATGAGCAGTTCACCAGAGGACAGGTCAAGCCTGTTATCAAGGAACTGTTCAAGCAGCAGTATCTCCTGAAAGTGTGGGAAACCATTGAGATTCGCACTCGCATGGAAACCAGAGTAGGGGTTCGGCCAACGATTGACGCTTTTGGAAACATCAGCATGGAAACCTATACCTATCAGGAAGAAGTGGAGTATGAATACAAAATCCTCAATGTCCTGCTGAAAAATAAGGGCTTCGATACCATCGCGCGGAAGAACATGAACCAGAAGCAGACCGGGCGATACGATGCCTACAACCTGACCTACGGCAACCGCCCGGAACTGTTCGGTGCAGGCTCCCCGACATACAGCGGCGGCACAACGGGCAGTATTGGCACGGGCGGCGGTACTGGTGGCTCCGGCGGTGGTTTCAAGTATGATATTCCATCGGAAGCCCTTTCGGATGAAAAGTTCGCAAAGATGATAAAGGAAGCTGAGAAGTATCTGGGTATGCCGTATGTGTGGGGCGGCAGTTCCCCAAGCACCAGTTTTGATTGCTCCGGCTTTGTCTGCTGGGTTATCAATAACTGCGGCAACGGGTGGAGCGTTGGGCGTACAACAGCCAATGGTCTGCGTGGGAAATGCAGTTATGTTTCTCCTGGGGATGCAAAGCCCGGTGACTTGATCTTCTTTGAGAAAACCTATAACACCGTTGGCGCGTCGCACGTTGGAATCTATGTCGGCAATGGCATGATGATCCACTGCGGCGACCCCATTTCCTACACCAGCATCAATTCGACCTACTGGCAGAGCCACTTTTTAGGCTTTGGACGTATCAACTGA
- a CDS encoding DUF4315 family protein, which produces MGKKLQKYLDEAEKTEQQIAELEERLRTIRAAQKKEEDSEIIRAIRSTKMGGRELLALLDNIQAGNVTFLTAVNNASEEAETEEAIEKDA; this is translated from the coding sequence ATGGGCAAGAAATTACAGAAATATCTGGATGAAGCCGAAAAGACAGAACAGCAGATTGCTGAACTGGAGGAACGGCTGAGAACCATCCGGGCAGCACAGAAAAAGGAAGAGGACAGCGAGATCATTCGTGCCATCCGCAGCACCAAGATGGGCGGGCGCGAACTGCTGGCTCTGCTTGACAACATTCAGGCGGGCAACGTGACGTTCCTGACCGCTGTAAACAACGCTTCGGAGGAAGCAGAAACGGAGGAAGCGATTGAAAAAGATGCTTAA
- a CDS encoding VirB4-like conjugal transfer ATPase, CD1110 family, with protein sequence MSGNWKPQHRSRRKEAFLVKSEPKKKLPLGGFFQKFFRKPEKSEKEQRLTVQRSIPYLEMGHDGICRVEEHLYSKTIRFYDINYQLAQNEDKNTIFESWCDFLNYFDASIRFQLSFMNHKSDMSEYNKVIQIEPQHDQFDDVRMEYAQMLKQQLAKGNNGLVRTKYITFSIEAKSVREAKPRLERIETDILNNFKVLGVKAYPLNGVERLQIMYETFHQEEQQKFDFSYDRILQSGMTTKDFIAPTSFLFKSGKDFMMGDTYGAASYLNILAPELTDKVLAEFLDMDKNLVVSIHVRSVDQLKAIKLIKGKITDLDRMKIEEQKKAVRSGYDMEIIPSDLATYGGEAKKILDDLQSRNERMFLVTVLFLNTAKTKQDLDSAVFQTAGIAQKFNCTLNRLDYLQEQGLMSSLPLANNLVPIKRALTTTSTAIFVPFTTQELFMEGDSLYYGLNAVSNNMIMADRKQLKNPNGLILGTPGSGKSFSAKREITNVFFTTTDDIIVADPEGEYYPLVEALGGQVIHISSTSRDYINPMDINLNYADDDNPLGMKSDFILSLCELIMGARDGMEPEEKSVIDRCLPLVYQKYLNDPKPENMPTLGDLYDCLREQKERQAQRIATALEIYVNGSLRVFNHQTNVELDNRIICFDIKELGKQLKKLGMLIVQDQVWNRVTINRSGKKNTRYYIDEFHLLLKEEQTAAYSVEIWKRFRKWGGIPTGITQNIKDLLASREIENIFENSDFIYMLNQASGDRQILAKQLNISPFQLSYVTNSNEGEGLLFYGNTIIPFKDKFDTSLKLYSLMTTKPNEMGKYKEKKEA encoded by the coding sequence ATGAGCGGGAACTGGAAACCGCAGCACCGATCCAGAAGAAAGGAGGCATTCTTGGTAAAAAGTGAACCGAAGAAGAAACTGCCCCTTGGCGGCTTCTTCCAGAAGTTCTTCCGCAAGCCCGAAAAGAGTGAAAAGGAGCAGCGGCTCACCGTGCAGCGTTCCATTCCGTATCTGGAAATGGGGCACGATGGTATCTGCCGGGTGGAGGAACATCTGTATTCCAAAACGATCCGATTCTACGATATCAACTATCAGCTGGCACAGAATGAGGACAAGAACACCATCTTTGAAAGCTGGTGCGACTTCCTCAATTACTTCGATGCCAGCATTCGCTTTCAGCTTTCGTTCATGAATCACAAAAGTGATATGAGCGAGTACAACAAGGTCATCCAGATCGAGCCGCAGCACGACCAGTTTGATGATGTGCGTATGGAATATGCGCAGATGCTGAAACAACAGCTTGCCAAGGGCAACAACGGTCTGGTTCGGACGAAGTACATCACGTTTAGCATTGAAGCGAAAAGTGTCCGGGAAGCAAAGCCCCGGTTAGAGCGTATCGAAACCGATATTCTCAATAATTTCAAGGTGCTGGGCGTGAAAGCCTACCCGCTGAACGGCGTGGAACGGCTTCAGATCATGTACGAAACCTTTCATCAGGAAGAACAGCAGAAGTTCGATTTTAGCTATGACCGCATCCTGCAGAGCGGCATGACCACCAAGGACTTCATTGCCCCGACCAGTTTTCTGTTCAAGAGTGGCAAGGACTTTATGATGGGTGACACCTATGGTGCTGCATCCTATCTGAACATCCTTGCCCCGGAACTGACGGATAAGGTGCTGGCTGAGTTTCTGGATATGGACAAAAATCTGGTGGTCAGTATCCATGTGCGGTCGGTTGACCAGCTGAAAGCCATCAAACTGATCAAAGGCAAAATTACCGACCTGGATCGTATGAAAATTGAGGAACAGAAGAAAGCTGTGAGGTCTGGTTATGATATGGAAATTATTCCGAGCGACCTTGCAACTTATGGTGGCGAGGCCAAGAAGATTCTGGATGATCTGCAGAGCCGTAATGAGCGTATGTTCCTTGTTACGGTGCTTTTCCTCAATACGGCCAAGACCAAGCAGGATCTGGATAGTGCTGTGTTTCAGACTGCTGGTATCGCGCAGAAGTTTAACTGCACGCTGAACCGTCTGGATTATCTGCAGGAGCAGGGCCTTATGAGCAGTCTGCCGCTGGCCAATAATCTTGTTCCTATCAAGCGCGCACTGACCACTACCTCCACAGCAATCTTTGTTCCCTTCACCACGCAGGAGCTTTTCATGGAGGGAGACTCCCTCTATTACGGTCTGAACGCGGTGTCTAACAACATGATTATGGCAGACCGGAAGCAGCTGAAAAACCCGAACGGTCTGATCCTCGGCACACCGGGCAGCGGTAAGTCGTTCAGTGCAAAGCGTGAGATCACCAACGTGTTCTTTACCACAACGGACGATATTATCGTGGCAGACCCGGAGGGCGAGTATTATCCGCTGGTGGAAGCACTGGGCGGACAGGTCATTCATATCTCGTCTACCAGCCGGGACTACATCAACCCGATGGACATCAACCTGAACTATGCGGATGATGATAACCCACTGGGTATGAAATCGGACTTTATTCTTTCCCTGTGCGAACTGATCATGGGCGCACGGGATGGTATGGAGCCGGAAGAAAAATCGGTCATTGACCGTTGCCTGCCGCTGGTCTATCAGAAGTACCTGAATGATCCGAAACCCGAAAACATGCCGACGCTCGGTGATCTGTATGACTGCCTGCGGGAGCAGAAAGAACGGCAGGCACAGCGTATCGCTACGGCACTGGAAATCTATGTCAATGGTTCTCTGCGGGTGTTCAACCATCAGACCAATGTGGAACTGGATAATCGCATTATCTGTTTCGACATCAAGGAACTGGGTAAGCAGCTGAAAAAGCTGGGTATGCTCATCGTCCAGGATCAGGTCTGGAACCGTGTTACCATCAATCGCAGCGGTAAAAAGAACACACGGTACTATATAGACGAATTCCATTTGCTCTTAAAGGAAGAGCAGACCGCAGCATACAGCGTCGAAATCTGGAAGCGGTTCCGAAAATGGGGCGGTATACCGACAGGAATTACGCAGAACATCAAGGATTTGCTCGCAAGCCGGGAAATCGAGAACATCTTTGAGAACAGCGATTTCATTTATATGCTCAACCAGGCATCCGGCGATCGGCAAATCCTTGCCAAGCAGCTTAACATTTCGCCGTTCCAGCTGTCGTATGTGACGAACAGTAACGAGGGTGAGGGGCTGCTGTTCTACGGCAACACGATTATCCCGTTCAAGGATAAGTTCGATACTTCGCTGAAACTGTATAGCCTGATGACAACGAAGCCCAATGAGATGGGAAAATATAAGGAGAAAAAAGAAGCATGA
- a CDS encoding DUF4366 domain-containing protein, protein MLKRLGVVIPSTILTLLMAVGFSTPVFAYVDTTEVAEEPAQVIEEAEPTEEEKIPFTIAGNGEVEDNMVDDPSKEFFTVKTKGGNTFFLVIDRARNSENVYMLSMIDEYDLQEFLDDEERNGKQEEETPAVVLPETKPEPTPDVEIEEPKEESSGGMNKILLLVFVAALGGAGAFFYFYIYKPKPKEETPQSENLETDQSLATVNEDNQSGNENGT, encoded by the coding sequence ATGCTTAAACGGCTGGGTGTTGTTATTCCCAGCACAATTCTGACCCTGCTGATGGCAGTGGGCTTTTCGACCCCGGTCTTTGCCTATGTGGACACTACCGAGGTGGCGGAGGAACCTGCACAGGTGATCGAGGAAGCAGAGCCGACCGAGGAAGAAAAGATTCCGTTCACCATCGCAGGCAACGGTGAGGTGGAGGACAACATGGTGGATGACCCCAGTAAGGAGTTCTTCACGGTCAAGACGAAGGGCGGCAACACATTCTTTCTGGTGATCGACCGGGCGCGAAACAGTGAGAACGTCTATATGCTCTCGATGATCGACGAGTACGATTTGCAGGAGTTTCTGGATGATGAAGAGCGGAACGGCAAGCAGGAAGAAGAAACGCCTGCGGTAGTTCTGCCCGAAACCAAGCCGGAACCTACCCCGGATGTGGAAATCGAAGAACCGAAAGAAGAATCGAGCGGCGGCATGAATAAGATTCTGCTGCTGGTGTTCGTGGCTGCGCTGGGCGGCGCAGGTGCTTTCTTCTACTTCTACATTTATAAGCCGAAGCCGAAAGAAGAAACGCCGCAGAGTGAAAATCTGGAAACCGACCAGAGCCTTGCGACTGTGAACGAGGATAATCAGTCCGGCAACGAAAATGGCACATAA
- a CDS encoding XF1762 family protein yields MLTLTPINLKAANAFVQQYHRHHKPTRGHKFSIGVSDNGALVGVAICGRPVARRLDDGYTLEVNRLCTDGTPNACSILYAAAYRAARAMGYNRVVTYILETENGASLKAAGYTCEGRAGGLEWNGAKAPKQADQYPRQMKTRWVKKKKEDVHGS; encoded by the coding sequence TTGCTGACATTAACACCGATCAATCTGAAAGCGGCAAACGCATTTGTGCAGCAGTATCACCGCCACCATAAGCCGACACGAGGACATAAATTTTCTATCGGCGTATCGGACAATGGCGCATTGGTGGGGGTTGCTATCTGCGGCAGACCCGTGGCACGGCGGCTGGACGATGGCTATACGCTGGAAGTTAATCGCCTGTGTACGGATGGAACTCCAAACGCCTGCAGCATCCTGTATGCGGCGGCGTACCGTGCAGCACGGGCAATGGGTTACAACAGAGTTGTTACCTACATTCTGGAAACGGAAAATGGAGCATCCCTGAAAGCTGCCGGGTACACCTGTGAGGGCAGGGCCGGAGGCTTGGAATGGAACGGCGCGAAGGCACCGAAACAGGCCGACCAATATCCGCGCCAGATGAAAACACGATGGGTCAAGAAAAAGAAGGAGGATGTGCATGGCAGTTGA
- the topB gene encoding type IA DNA topoisomerase — MKYLVIAEKPSVSKSIAKVIGAYRQEDGYLEGGDCVVSWCLGHLAEYAAPEHYDERYENWRFEDLPILPVEWKLLVHNTKKPQFNVLRKLLRSKKFDYVVNACDAGREGEAIFRRVYALAGSKLPIKRLWISSMEDAAIQQGFENLKDGAAYDNLFAASECRAKADWLIGMNGTRAFTKKYGRKQIIGRVQTPTLAMLAERQNKIQNFVKEPYYKVELSGGGMVAVSEQMAQEQDADTMWAACDGQCAVVGSIERKRVEKKPPKLHDLTTLQREANRYYGMTASQTLQAAQELYEEKLVTYPRTDSQFVTEDMRKTVESLVLALDGAAADVSCVINNSKVTDHHAILPTMQGAKCNKAKLSETKQKILSLIIWKLVQAVQPSFIYEDVLVTVCCQGRNFTAKYKDVLQPGYTAKPVPLVEPEKNKDASLPNDLEQGMVIPVVRAEKKQGFTSPPKVYTEDTLLSAMETAGNKEFEKDTEKKGLGTPATRAAILEKLVSSGYVQRKGKQMIPTEDGVAAIRNIPDYLKSASMTAEWENDLLRMERGEIKPYDFMQGIYGLLDKMLVDLRQIPTVAAAPNHNKVSVGNCPVCGNPVHESKLSFCCADRSCKFALWKESRYLSNMRKTLDKKMAVDLLKKGRTHVKDFYSAKKDKTFAADLVMRVEEGRAQYSLEFPKTPMKTKT; from the coding sequence TTGAAATATCTGGTGATTGCAGAAAAACCGAGCGTATCGAAATCCATTGCAAAAGTGATCGGTGCATATCGGCAGGAGGACGGGTATCTGGAGGGTGGGGATTGCGTGGTAAGCTGGTGTCTGGGGCATTTGGCAGAGTATGCGGCCCCGGAACACTACGATGAACGCTATGAAAACTGGCGTTTTGAGGATTTGCCGATTCTCCCTGTCGAGTGGAAACTGCTGGTACATAATACAAAGAAGCCGCAGTTCAATGTTCTGCGCAAACTGCTCCGCAGCAAGAAATTTGATTATGTGGTGAATGCCTGCGATGCGGGACGCGAGGGCGAAGCGATTTTCCGCCGTGTGTATGCTCTTGCTGGAAGCAAACTCCCCATCAAGCGGCTGTGGATCAGCAGCATGGAGGATGCCGCCATCCAGCAGGGCTTTGAAAACCTGAAAGATGGTGCGGCGTATGATAACCTGTTTGCAGCGTCCGAGTGCAGAGCAAAAGCGGACTGGCTGATTGGCATGAACGGAACCCGTGCTTTTACGAAAAAATACGGCAGAAAGCAGATCATTGGCCGGGTGCAGACCCCGACGCTGGCGATGCTGGCCGAACGGCAGAACAAAATCCAGAACTTTGTAAAAGAACCCTATTACAAAGTGGAACTGTCCGGTGGGGGCATGGTCGCAGTATCGGAACAGATGGCGCAGGAGCAGGATGCCGATACCATGTGGGCTGCCTGTGACGGGCAGTGCGCGGTGGTCGGCAGCATTGAGCGAAAGAGGGTAGAAAAGAAGCCCCCGAAGCTGCATGACCTGACAACTTTGCAGCGAGAAGCAAACCGCTATTATGGCATGACCGCCAGCCAGACCTTGCAGGCGGCACAGGAACTGTATGAAGAAAAGCTGGTGACATACCCCAGAACAGACAGCCAGTTTGTGACTGAGGATATGCGCAAGACGGTGGAATCTCTGGTGCTGGCCTTAGATGGCGCGGCAGCAGACGTAAGCTGCGTTATCAACAACAGCAAGGTCACAGACCATCATGCGATCCTGCCGACGATGCAGGGCGCAAAGTGTAATAAGGCAAAGCTGTCCGAAACCAAACAGAAGATTCTTTCGCTTATCATCTGGAAACTGGTGCAGGCTGTGCAGCCGTCGTTCATCTATGAGGATGTGCTGGTAACAGTGTGCTGCCAGGGCAGGAACTTCACGGCAAAATATAAGGATGTTCTGCAGCCCGGCTATACGGCAAAACCTGTTCCGCTTGTGGAGCCGGAGAAGAACAAGGATGCGTCACTTCCGAACGATCTGGAACAGGGGATGGTTATTCCGGTGGTACGGGCAGAGAAAAAGCAGGGCTTTACTTCACCGCCGAAAGTCTACACCGAAGATACCCTGCTGTCAGCCATGGAAACGGCAGGCAACAAGGAATTTGAAAAGGACACGGAGAAGAAGGGTCTGGGAACCCCTGCAACGCGCGCTGCGATTCTGGAAAAGCTGGTATCCTCCGGCTATGTGCAGCGTAAAGGCAAGCAGATGATTCCCACGGAGGACGGTGTGGCCGCGATCCGCAATATCCCGGACTACCTGAAATCTGCCAGTATGACAGCCGAGTGGGAAAATGACCTGCTGCGGATGGAGCGCGGTGAGATCAAGCCCTATGATTTTATGCAGGGCATCTACGGATTGCTCGATAAGATGCTGGTTGACCTCCGGCAGATTCCTACCGTCGCGGCAGCTCCCAATCATAATAAGGTAAGCGTAGGAAACTGCCCGGTCTGCGGCAATCCTGTACATGAGAGTAAGCTCAGCTTTTGTTGTGCAGACCGTAGCTGCAAATTTGCACTCTGGAAAGAAAGCAGATACTTGTCCAACATGAGAAAAACGCTGGACAAGAAGATGGCGGTAGACCTTTTGAAGAAAGGCCGCACCCATGTAAAAGACTTTTATTCCGCGAAAAAAGATAAGACATTCGCCGCTGACCTTGTGATGCGCGTCGAAGAGGGTCGCGCACAGTACAGTCTGGAATTTCCCAAAACACCGATGAAAACGAAAACGTAA